A part of Olleya sp. Bg11-27 genomic DNA contains:
- the gcvH gene encoding glycine cleavage system protein GcvH has translation MNIPSDLKYTKDHEWIKVEGDQITVGITDFAQSELGDIVYVEVETLDETLDADEVFGTVEAVKTVSDLFLPVSGEIVAFNEALEDEPEKVNTDPYGEGWMVKVKVADLSHLDNLLSAEDYKALIGA, from the coding sequence ATGAACATACCATCAGATTTAAAATACACTAAGGACCACGAGTGGATTAAAGTAGAAGGAGACCAAATTACAGTTGGAATCACAGATTTTGCTCAAAGTGAATTAGGAGACATCGTTTACGTAGAAGTAGAGACTTTAGATGAAACTCTGGATGCAGACGAAGTTTTTGGTACGGTTGAGGCTGTAAAGACTGTCTCAGACTTGTTTTTACCTGTTTCAGGAGAGATTGTTGCTTTTAATGAAGCTTTGGAAGATGAGCCAGAAAAAGTAAATACAGATCCTTACGGAGAAGGTTGGATGGTAAAAGTTAAAGTAGCAGATCTATCTCATTTGGATAACTTATTGTCGGCTGAAGATTACAAAGCGCTTATTGGTGCATAA